Below is a genomic region from Papilio machaon chromosome 11, ilPapMach1.1, whole genome shotgun sequence.
ATTTAAGTCTcttgaataattattacaaaatcagACTTTTGGTGTGGTGGTGAGCTTGTTGCGCGATTTCTCCCAGCGACTGATGTAGTCCACAGGATAGCACATCATAGCAGAGAACAGAAGGAACGCGCCCGATGCGTAGAATGACGCCTCGAATCCATCAGTCATATCTCTAAGAATACCTGTTGAAATACAAGATTTTAGTTTaccaaataattatatcttattaGTAGGTATAAATGAACGGACATCAGTGTatctagcacgaatatttgtgacaatcaccaacgtatcgtcatcgataaaatttgtattaaaatttgtgcagcgcctcCTATCGAGTGTAAAATAtacctaaaatattatactaattttgacataatcgACGACTACGATACGAAGGAGATTGTCATACATGTTGGTGCTAGGCCCATAGACATCacattattagtaaaattcaGGAAATACTGATTTAACGTCACAAAAAAAGATATtggaatgtttttaatatgttaagtaAACACTTGATCAAgcactaaaattataatgtaattctATTTATGAATGTAAGAAAGGAgtatagatattattttaacgagTTGATTCACAACGATCTGAACGATTTTTAGCACGGATATCTCTCCCTTTTTCCTAGGTCTTGCGTGGGGGTTCGCTTAGTGAAAAAAGGGTGTAAGCATTCAATGACCCGCGGGAGTCTGCGTGAGAATATTGGCTCGGTGCCGCTGCGTAAATAGCCCGGCGCCAACTGTTATGCAATCGGTATAAAAGTGTTACGACATTATCACAATAATAGTTCAAAGCGGACTAAAGAGGTAAGTCGCGGGATTAGATTTTTAGGATATAGATTTATTgttgtattgtaaaaattagaaaaactaaaaaccttacattttaaaatcctaTTATATTAGTTCTTTTTTTGGCACCACTTGTTCAAAAATGCACTTGTTCACTTGCACAAAAATGttcaaagtattaaattagataatcaaaattatttacagcaACTTACCACCAATAGGAGCACTGAGTAGAGCTCCTAATCCTTGGAAGAGAAGGAACAGACCGAAGCAGTTGGTCAGCTGCTCCAAGCCAATGTACTCAACAACCAGAATAGAACGAAGAGACGAAAAGCATgctgcaaattaaaaaaaagtttgtcaTGCATTAGTACAAGAGTCAGGAGTCAAAAAGTAGCAATTTTCAAACAGTTTCTCTACGTTTCATAGTAGTAAAAGAGAAATATTGTGAAATTTCAACATTgctttaaaatagtaaagtaaaaaaaaatagaataaagtaattttgtatttaccaACGGCAAGTCCAAAGGCAACGCAGTAGGAGAACTGGTAAGCGTTGTCAAACCAGAGGCCGCTGAGCATGGTTGCGACGCCGCCCGCAGATAGCGCGATGTTGTTGAGCCACAGCGGGGAGATGCGCGGCATCGAGGATACCAGCCCGCACGCGATACGGCCCACAATGTTAGCAATACCGATCACAGACACCAGCATCACGCTCGTATCCACGCTCATACCGTTCTCCTCCGCGCGTTTCTTCACATACATGTACGGCACGAAGAACCCGAGCATAGTGAAGAAGCCACTGATCGCTAAGATTATAAATGTCGGTGATTTGAACAGGCTCACGTCCAACATGGTCGCCAACGCTCTCCTGACCGCCTCAGGGCAAAGACTGCACTTTCCAGATTCGTCTTCTTGCACATCTTCCTTTGTGGGCAGGTGAGTAACGGCCAAGTGGTAGCCCAGCGAGGTCCGGGAAGTGTACTGGGGTAGCCGCGCAAGACTAGCTCCGAAGAATATATCATCACGATACAATGGTCTGGCCACCAAGTCTGCGTGGGAACGCCGCGGCCTCGCGTCCCTAGAGATCACTTTGATGGGAGCGGCGATCAAGGGCTCGGCGTTATCGATGTTGCTGTTGGAATCTTCCTGTTCGTCTTTTTCCGCTACCGTGCCCGTGATAAACATGGGTTTGTTTAGGTTCTTCATGGTCCCCGCGGTGGCAGACGATCGTCTCCCGAGGTGGGAGTTGCTGCCTTTGAAGATTTCTTCGGCAGTGGGATAGCGAGTGTTGTTAGCGACGCCCATCCAAGTATGAGGGCTTACTTTGTTGGTGAACCTCATCTCCGGGGGCATGGCGATGCCGGAGTCCAATTTGCTATGGAGCTTGATCATGGAGTTGAGTTTTTCGACGGCCTCCTCGTGCCGGCGCGCTGTGTCCTCCTCTTCCGTCTGGTCGGCGAGCGTGACGCGCACGGGCTTAATGGGACGGAACATCGCGCCGCACACCACACACACCAATATAAATCCTGCAAAGATGGAATACTATTAGAACTTTATTGTTGTTACCTACTCTACATTCGTGAACATTAGTAAAACTTTCttaattacgaaaaaaaatttttttttatattttcactaatatattatattatgggATATACGTTACTGACGTAATTAACgtaatagtgtaattttacataaattgtctgtttaattaatatgttcaAGTCGTTTGGTCGCGCGTAGACAGATGTTCAGATAACGGCTTCCGGCGCGGCTGACCTCGGTCGTAATGTGTGTACAATACATTAGCCATTCGGTCAGTACATTCAAATTATATGTCCGaaggtaatattaatatttacttaacagtactttacaatttagatgtatgaatgtgaaAGAGACGAAAGAGATGTGCCAGAACCACGCCAATGTCCGTAATCTCTGCTGTACTCTCTGTACTAGagttagtgatgcaacggatgtctgtttccgtttccgcaagtgcggaagttccgcacccttttcaacatccgtttctgtttctgtttccgcaacttttataacggagataaaacggaactttacgacacctgagagatccaaatgcgcggcgcgagacgcgcagtccgtgcgcggcctttcggcacttgtcgcatttgtttgtttacgtactttttttttaatttaagcgcgtaatattttctgctgctgtttgagaCAACCAGCTTCCCTTGCTGGAGTtgactgtctagttgttgtccatataaaatttgacaactggcaaaatgtgactatttcatacttatgagttattaaatgtgcttttgaataagtgataaccatgcaATATataatcatcattatcatcatcagctcactatacatccccactgaggggctcggagcctaccccaaattaggggtgattaggccatagtcaaccacacaggcccaaagcgggttgacttcactcatatcattgaattttttctcagatatgtgcaggcagcatcactatgttttccttcatcgtaagaacgtcggataaatgtacatatctaaatcgaaaaacacattggtacatggcgggattcgaacccaggacctgcagattgcaattcaagtgccacgagccaccgacgcctaataattatatctttttctaatctagatttggtgtatttgatacttagcACATTctctgtttataaaataaaaagaggtaacagctgggagccaaaacattttatggtgaatttttatttagtatctgggaatgtttgaacatatagataaattaataatgttattataattattgtagggGAAAGCACTAGACACTCACTCActgatatagatttattactcaCAACTCACTTAACAATTCACAAGTAAAAGAACAACTCACAAGAACAActcaaaaaatcttaaattaatacaatgtatATTCAAAATAGTTACACCAAACCATATCGCGTTTCATTATcgaacagcgccatctagttttgTAATCGTTACTAACACACTCCCCCCGGAAAGGACGATAGTCCTTTAAACATCAGGTAATGGGCATAGTTTCCCAACAGTTCTCGTGTAGACTCCTGCCTTTGTTCGTACATCATAAGTTCTCGTTATTCCGTCTTGGCCAGGATATTTTTTCTCAATGCGCCCAAGAAACCAATTACTTGGCGGCAGATTAGGTATTTTCATAAGGACTAAATCACCGACATTAAACTCCTTCTTTAGTTGCATCCATTTTGGTCGCTCTTGTAATCGTGATAAATATTCGACATGCCATTTTTTCCAAAAGGATTGCATCATCTTTTGTAGAAGTCTCCATCGtgttaaattgtgtattttgAAATCAGTTAAATCTCGCTCAGGAACAGTGATCAGTGATTCGCCAACCAAAAAATGTGCTGGGGTTAAAGGTTCAAAATCATCAGGATGATCACTCATGGGAGAGAGCGGTCgcgaatgttttaaaagttttgtcaGCAGAAGAGCAGCACATAATTCTAAACGTGGGAGCGTTACTTGTTTTAAAGGTGCTACctttgtttttgatattatcAACGAAACCTTGATTTCATCATTGGATTGCACAACTCTAGCATAAACCACTGCGGCATATGCTGCTGCTGAAGCGTCTGAAAAACCATGCAACTCAAATCTACGATGTGTATTCGAGGtacccatccatctatctacatttatttcagaaagtTTGTTTAACTGAGAATTGTATTTGCACCATTCAGTGCGTAGTGAGGCTGGTAGCTCATCATCCCATGCAATTTTTGCTGCCCACAGTTTTTGCATGAAGATTTTGGCAACAATAATACTCGGTGCTAGCCAACCCATAGGATCAAATAGCGAAGCTATTACGGTAAGTACCTTTCTCTTAGTTATAGTTGGTTCAAATGATATTTTCGAATTGTGGactgtatttgttatttgtaacttGTCAGTTAGTGTATTCCAGTTAATACCTAACGTTTTTATTGTATCTTTTATGTTTGGCTCTATCTCATTTTTTGATGCTCTTTTACTATTCTCGATCTCTTCcataaattgtttactatTAGAATTCCATTTTTGTAGCTCAAAACCTCCTGATTGtagtatttttgttactttacttTGAATATCGATTGCAGTTTCTACATCGTAACTTCCTGATAAAATATCATCGACGAAAAAATCGTTTAGAATAGCTCTCTGTGCCTCTTGTAATGACTCATCCTTATCTTCGTCTATCGCTACTtgtttaagtgtttttattgcAAGGTATGGCGCGCATGCTGTGCCAAATGTGACTGTTAGCAATCTATAATCTTGCATTTCTTCTTCATCACTAAAACGCCATAATATTCTGTGATAATCTGTATCTTCCTTTCTCAGTCTTATTTGTCGGTACATTTTGATTATGTCGGCTGTAAAACAAATCTTATGCATTCTCCATCTCATCAAAATACTACGTAATTCTTCTTGTAGCGGTGGACCAATTAATAACTCATCATTAAGTGAAATATTGTTGCTTCCTTTACTCGAAGCATCAAACACAACTCTAACTTTTGTCGTAATTTTATCTTCTCTCAATACTGCATGGTGCGGTAGGTATATGGCTCTCTCGTTTCTCGTTCTCTCTTTTACCGGCTCCATGTGATTTAAAGTAAGATACTCTCTCATGACTTTATTATACTCGTGACACAGTTTCTCATCTTGTGATAGTTTTTTCTCTAATCTCTTGAATCTGTCTAGTGCTCTCTCATATGTATgtgtaggtaggttaggttcgTCGTGCTTAAACGGAAGTGCGACGACGTATCTTCCATTAGGTTCTCGTGTTGTAGTATTCTCGTAAATTTGCTCAGCTCGTAACTCTTCTAATGTATAAGGTGTGTTAGTTCTAATCTCCACATTCTCGTCTTCCCAGAATTTCTCTAACATTTTCTCTAGTTTTACGTTTAAGTGCATGCTTACTATTCCccttgttatattttcttttatacctCCTCCAGATATTATCCAACCAAACTGTGTTTGTTGGGCAATTGGTGACCCTTCACTTCCTTTAATTACTCCActcattattatttcagtaaatACATTAACTCCTAAAAGTAAATCTACAGTACCTGGCTCCATGTATGTTGGATCTGCCAAAGTTAAATGTTGGATGTGAGAGAAAGATTCATTATTGACTCTTGAAGTGGGTAAAAAGTCTGTGATTTGTTTCACTACAAATGCTGTACAGTtaattttgaatgcatttGTAAGTCTCGAAGTGATCTCCAACTCAGTagcatatttgatttttgatgtCATCTGATCTACACCACTCACCTCGCCTTCCACTATTCTTCTGCGTAATTGTAAACGTTTCacagttatttcatttacaaagGACTCTTGTGAACATGGATCTATAAGAGCTCTTAAGGTTTGAGGCCCTTTACTAGTTTCGATGTTAACCAGTGCAGTTGCTAATAATGCAGTTTTTCCTTGTACTGTGAGATGGGATCGAATAACTCTCGATTCAGATGTAGTTGGAGTCTCTATGGTTGTATTTTCAGACCTGTTAGGCTCACTCTCTCTTTCTGTTCTGGTTAGATGAATTAATGTATGATGTCTCTTTCTGCACTCATGACAGGACGCTTTGGATCTACAATTTATGACACTGTGACTCGGTGATagacaattaaaacataatctcgCGTTCTGTATATGTTCAATTCGTTTGTTCACATCTAATTTCGCAAATTCTGTACATGCTGATAAGCGGTGATCTTGTCTGCAAAATGGACAATGTTGAGTATTATTAGttgtaataaatgattttgtttttgaaggATTTCTCTCTCTTGACACATTAACTGAAGTAGTACTCATCATTTCATAGACTCTAAATCTTGTCTCTAGGAATTTTGTAAATCTCTCAAAAGTGGGTAAGATATCTATGGGTAACTCTCCAACATCTTCTTCCCATTGCTTATGTGATTCATCGTCCAGCTTATTGACTATCAAATGGATAACTATGATGTCCCAGTTTGCGGTTTCCACATCATTGTTCTTTAAACTGTTAAGACATTCGACTGTCGTATCCAATAAATCTTTGATTCCTTTGGCTGTACTTTGGGATAGTTTTCTTTGGTTAAAGAGTCGATTTAGTATAGTTTGAACAATTATTCTTCGATTATTATATCTGTTATTTAAAGTCTCCCATGCAACATCGTAATTTCTTTCCGTGATTTGTATTTGTCTTAATAATTGCTCTGCCTCACCGGTTAtacttgattttaaataatgtagctTTTGAACTTTGGATAAAGAATGATTGTTATGTATAAGTGTTGTATACAAATCTCTAAATGTACTCCAGTCATGATAATTTCCAGAAAATTGGggtatattaatttttggtaGCTTGACTTCCTGTGTTTGGttatgtgttatatttttctctaaTGACTCAGGTGCTTTCTCACTTAACTCCTCTATTTTCTCTAACATGTCTGATTTTGTATTGATATATTCCTCTTCTCCTATGCCAAACATGTCTATAGCGAAATAtttatgctttaatttttGCTCAGTAGTAGCTATTTGCACTATAGAAAAATGTGTTGTTCTGAATTTCGTCCAATACTCATTTAACGTCTCAACTTTCACTTGAATTGTAGCAACTTTCAATCTTGACTTAGAGGATTTTCTGAAATTTACtccgatttttttaataagttctaAAGTAACTTCTTGTTCTGATATTAAGGTCTCCATTTGCAATGTTATTGATTCACTTGTAATTCACAAAATTTTTCTAAGTccaaattttttcaaatttttctaagtccaaatttcttcaaatttTTCTAAGTCCCTTGATCAGTGAacttgaaaattttacaagtcTTGTAATCAGTAAAATATTCTAAGTCGCTTATAAGCGAAATTCTCCAAATTATTCTAAGTGTTTTAATAATCGAAAGTCCCGTTATCTCAAAATCCGGCGTGGATTGGACCATAAATTTGTAGGGGAAAGCACTAGACACTCACTCActgatatagatttattactcaCAACTCACTTAACAATTCACAAGTAAAAGAACAACTCACAAGAACAActcaaaaaatcttaaattaatacaatgtatATTCAAAATAGTTACACCAAACCATATCGCGTTTCATTATcgaacagcgccatctagttttgTAATCGTTactaacaattattaaaaaaaaacacattttttgcatttgagcactagggatcatcattttaagcactagggatggcaatggtttagttcactaatatgtagatatttgttccactattgcatttctatgtactaatatgttacaagattttgacaaagtcaagtttttcatcaaattccagaatattgagtaaaacatgtaaggatactaatcaaaaccagcttttatcttctcggttcaagatcttataacatttcatacacaccctCACATACACACATGTGTCATAGCATTGTCACTACATTATTCCCACAACAAGAAAAGCTGGACTACGAAATACCCGCAAACGCCGCCGAAGTCCCTGCAATCACGAACGAGGAATTCGTAGGCGCATACAACGCAATAAAGAATAAGAAGGCGCCGGGTATGGATCGCATCCCTAACGTAGCTCTGAAGGCGGCAATGAAGGGAGAGCAAAATGGGTTTCAGGAGGTATTTAacagtggtcagcagtgaatgtattaataaaaaaatatatttgttgtttgtcaacacgagtggtttggcgaacattaatttttaaatagtgtaattttgtttcatgaaaataaataaaaaaaaacacgtattttaacttattgaagcatagtaaaaaatacatacattgaaggctaaaggacaccgatatccaatgccttaataaattaaaaacgaatacaaactgattttccaaaaaaaaattttttgtaaatatgttttttttattatttacacttctgtttccgcatccgtttccgtttccgtttctgctaaaatttatttttgacatctgtttccgtttctggttccggtaagacacttccgttgcatcactaactAGAGTCATGATGGTGTTGTAATTTACAAGTgtacttttaaaacttaaaatattatcaaccGCCTGTATCAATAAAATCTCGAAATTCCACTAATTCAAACTAGAAATACTAACCAGCATGTATAACCATGGTCCATCTCCAGCCGTATTTCGCGATGACCATATTAGTGAGAGGAGCAAGGATGAATGTACCGACTCCGGAGCCACAGAGCGAAAGGCCGGTGGCCAATGCACGCCATCTTTCGAAGTAGAACCCGACAGTCAACACTGCCGGCATGTAGATCATGCAGAAACCGATACCTGGGAAATAGTAAACTTGTATTATAATACATTGAAAGAATGAATTCGCGTCATTACGCCGACACAGTTCTCGAATCGAAAAAATTGCCGGAgtctgtaatttaaaaattattttttaatttaaatcgaaatCTGCACGTTTACATCGGTTTTTGACAGATCGAGGTCATTAACTTGCACATTCGAATTTAAAACGATTAGTATTAATTGGATaacgtaaatttttttttagtattttgtgAGGTGTCGTATCTATATCCTTTTAGGtgtctttttctttaaatagcCAGTGGAAAGGTGTGAGGAAATTAAAGCATACCTCCTAGAAGACCGTAGACTAGATAGAGATATTCAACGCTAGTTGCGAAGTAAGATAGGGTGAAAGCAACGCTGGATATCAAACTGCCTACGATAGTCACACTCCTGAACCCGTATCTGgaacaaaaaagtttataatcaaattttaaaattgtgccTAATGATCTTACGTTAAAATTTGGCTTCGTAAAATTTTTTAGTGaggttttgtatatattttcctGAGCAATTGAGGACTTATCCAATAGACTGTTTATATAGTTTAACCAAACTTACTTGTTAGCAAGGGCAGACACGAACGGTCCGGACAGAAGATAAAATCCGGTCAATATGGAACTCACAGGCGCTACAGCACCTTCGCTCacctgttaaataaaaaacaaattaacactcaattttcaattttactaaCAGGAAGTATTATTAcaaggtttattttataattagtattgaaatgttatatttaattaatttttgcgTCAAACTGTTCATTTATAACTCTTAATATTGAAGAGTTGAATAATACTTTAGGTACAATATCGATTTACTATatcgtaatattaaaattatatgtatttctCATCGAGAATGGATGCTCATGAGCGTAATTCGGAATAAGCGAACGAAGCGTATATAAATTGGTATTGAGTACAGTAACCAATAAAAATGGCCAACTAAAGtgtagcaaaaaaaaaaaaaccttgacTTGTCTAGACAGTCCTTATCGGCCTGTGGTCATTTTACTTTTGCCATCGCTAGGTCATTCGTAGACTGTTTGCCTAACGGTACACACGTCAAGTCGTCAGGAAGTAGGTAATGCATTTTATGCAACACCAGAGTACCTTAGTAAGCTTGATTACTAATTTCTTCTAAACTTGGAGTTTATTATCCGACACATTAGGTTTGATCCTTATCGCAAGGTAATTTACAAACTTAATCTTCGTAAACGTAGTCAATTAAACCCTAAGGTGTCGTAACAAGcttatgttaactttttataacgcaaatgaaaatgttgattgcaacaataatgttttttccacagattaaagtaaactttattaaagctatattaataaacaactgAAATGT
It encodes:
- the LOC106708866 gene encoding monocarboxylate transporter 3, whose product is MVVRVATDERPFETPSSDESGLGRSDSPSDDVEPEAALVVPPDGGWGWVVVAASFMCNVIVDGIIFCNGFLVTEIQKEFGVSEGAVAPVSSILTGFYLLSGPFVSALANKYGFRSVTIVGSLISSVAFTLSYFATSVEYLYLVYGLLGGIGFCMIYMPAVLTVGFYFERWRALATGLSLCGSGVGTFILAPLTNMVIAKYGWRWTMVIHAGFILVCVVCGAMFRPIKPVRVTLADQTEEEDTARRHEEAVEKLNSMIKLHSKLDSGIAMPPEMRFTNKVSPHTWMGVANNTRYPTAEEIFKGSNSHLGRRSSATAGTMKNLNKPMFITGTVAEKDEQEDSNSNIDNAEPLIAAPIKVISRDARPRRSHADLVARPLYRDDIFFGASLARLPQYTSRTSLGYHLAVTHLPTKEDVQEDESGKCSLCPEAVRRALATMLDVSLFKSPTFIILAISGFFTMLGFFVPYMYVKKRAEENGMSVDTSVMLVSVIGIANIVGRIACGLVSSMPRISPLWLNNIALSAGGVATMLSGLWFDNAYQFSYCVAFGLAVACFSSLRSILVVEYIGLEQLTNCFGLFLLFQGLGALLSAPIGGILRDMTDGFEASFYASGAFLLFSAMMCYPVDYISRWEKSRNKLTTTPKV